A section of the Ranitomeya imitator isolate aRanImi1 chromosome 7, aRanImi1.pri, whole genome shotgun sequence genome encodes:
- the PPP4C gene encoding serine/threonine-protein phosphatase 4 catalytic subunit — MTEISDLDRQIEQLRRCELIKESEVKALCAKAREILVEESNVQRVDSPVTVCGDIHGQFYDLKELFRVGGDVPETNYLFMGDFVDRGFYSVETFLLLLALKVRYPDRITLIRGNHESRQITQVYGFYDECLRKYGSVTVWRYCTEIFDYLSLSAIIDGKIFCVHGGLSPSIQTLDQIRTIDRKQEVPHDGPMCDLLWSDPEDTTGWGVSPRGAGYLFGSDVVAQFNAANNIDMICRAHQLVMEGYKWHFNEAVLTVWSAPNYCYRCGNVAAILELDEHLQKEFIIFEAAPQETRGIPSKKPVADYFL; from the exons ATGACCGAAATTAGTGACCTCGACCGGCAAATTGAGCAGCTGAGACGCTGCGAGCTCATCAAGGAAAGCGAAGTCAAAGCCCTTTGTGCCAAGGCGCG GGAGATTCTGGTGGAGGAGAGCAATGTCCAGCGGGTGGACTCCCCTGTCACG GTCTGCGGCGACATCCATGGCCAGTTCTATGACCTGAAAGAGCTTTTCAGG GTCGGGGGCGACGTCCCAGAAACCAACTACCTGTTCATGGGGGACTTCGTGGACCGCGGCTTCTACAGCGTGGAAACATTCCTTCTCCTCCTGGCCCTAAAG GTCCGCTACCCTGACAGGATCACACTCATCCGCGGGAACCACGAAAGTCGGCAGATCACACAAGTCTACGGTTTTTACGATGAGTGTCTGCGCAAGTACGGCTCGGTGACTGTATGGCGGTACTGCACGGAGATCTTCGACTATCTCAGCCTGTCGGCCATTATTGATGGCAAG atcttctgtgtacaCGGTGGTCTCTCGCCATCGATACAGACCCTGGACCAGATCCGAACCATTGACCGCAAACAGGAAGTCCCTCACGACGGCCCCATGTGCGACCTGCTGTGGTCAGACCCTGAAG ATACTACCGGGTGGGGAGTCAGCCCTCGGGGGGCCGGGTATCTTTTCGGCAGCGACGTCGTGGCGCAGTTCAACGCAGCAAACAACATCGACATGATCTGCCGCGCGCACCAGCTGGTCATGGAGGGCTACAAGTGGCACTTCAACGAGGCGGTCCTGACCGTGTGGTCTGCGCCAAACTACTGTTACAG ATGTGGAAAcgtcgccgccatcttggagctggATGAGCATCTGCAGAAGGAATTCATCATTTTTGAAGCCGCTCCCCAAGAGACCAGAGGCATTCCCTCCAAGAAGCCGGTGGCCGACTACTTCCTGTGA
- the ALDOA gene encoding fructose-bisphosphate aldolase A: protein MPTEYPAFTAEQKKELHDIAQRIVATGKGILAADESTGSIAKRLNSIGAENTEENRRFYRQLLFTADERVNPCIGGVILFHETLYHKTDDGTPFTKVIKDKGAIVGIKVDKGVVPLAGTNGETTTQGLDGLSERCAQYKKDGADFAKWRCVLKISDHTPSHLSIIENANVLARYASICQQNGIVPIVEPEVLPDGDHDLKRCQYVTEKVLAAVYKALSDHHIYLEGTLLKPNMVTPGHACTKKYSPEEVAMATVTALRRTVPPAVSGITFLSGGQSEEEATVHLNAINKCPLHKPWPLTFSYGRALQASALKAWGGKKENVKNAQEEYTKRALANSLACQGKYVSSGQAGAAAGESLFVSNHAY, encoded by the exons ATGCCTACCGAATACCCCGCCTTTACTGCGGAGCAGAAGAAGGAGCTCCATGACATCGCCCAGCGCATTGTGGCTACCGGCAAGGGGATCCTGGCGGCCGACGAGTCCACCG GAAGCATCGCCAAGCGCCTGAACTCCATCGGAGCAGAGAACACGGAGGAGAATCGCCGCTTCTACCGCCAGCTGCTGTTCACCGCCGACGAGCGAGTCAACCCCTGCATCGGCGGCGTCATCCTGTTCCACGAGACGCTGTACCACAAGACTGACGACGGCACGCCATTCACCAAGGTCATCAAGGACAAGGGGGCGATCGTAGGCATTAAG GTGGACAAAGGTGTTGTCCCTCTTGCCGGAACCAACGGCGAAACCACGACACAAG GTCTGGACGGCCTTTCTGAGCGCTGCGCCCAGTACAAGAAGGACGGTGCCGACTTCGCCAAGTGGCGCTGCGTGCTGAAGATCTCCGACCACACACCCTCCCATCTCTCAATCATAGAGAATGCCAACGTCCTGGCCCGCTACGCCAGCATTTGCCAGCAG AACGGCATTGTCCCCATTGTGGAGCCTGAGGTCCTCCCCGACGGTGACCACGATCTCAAGAGGTGCCAGTACGTCACGGAGAAG GTCCTGGCTGCCGTATACAAAGCCCTCAGCGACCACCACATCTATCTGGAGGGAACTCTGCTGAAGCCCAACATGGTGACCCCCGGCCATGCCTGCACCAAGAAGTACAGCCCCGAGGAGGTCGCAATGGCAACAGTTACCGCCCTGAGGCGTACCGTGCCTCCCGCCGTCTCTG GTATCACTTTCCTGTCTGGAGGTCAAAGCGAGGAGGAAGCCACAGTTCACCTGAACGCCATCAACAAGTGCCCCCTGCACAAGCCCTGGCCTCTGACCTTCTCCTATGGCCGTGCCCTGCAGGCCTCTGCCCTCAAAGCCTGGGGTGGCAAGAAGGAGAACGTCAAGAACGCCCAAGAGGAGTACACCAAGCGCGCGCTG GCCAACAGCCTGGCTTGCCAAGGCAAGTACGTGTCCAGCGGCCAGGCAGGAGCCGCAGCCGGAGAGTCTCTGTTCGTGTCCAACCATGCCTATTAG